Proteins from a single region of Diaphorobacter limosus:
- a CDS encoding cytochrome bc complex cytochrome b subunit: protein MAAYREFKEISPNASATAKTMNWLENRFPTAFDAYKVHMSEYYAPKNFNFWYIFGSLALLVLVIQIVTGIFLVMHYKPDAAKAFESVEYIMRDVPWGWLIRYMHSTGASAFFVVVYLHMFRGLLYGSYRKPRELVWIFGCAIFLALMAEAFMGYLLPWGQMSYWGAQVIVNLFSAIPFVGPDLALLIRGDYVVGDATLNRFFSFHVIAVPLVLLGLVVAHLLALHDVGSNNPDGIEIKGPGKPVDDKGHPLDGVPFHPYYSVHDIFGVCVFLFIFSAVIFFAPEFGGYFLEYNNFIPADPLKTPSHIAPVWYFTPFYSMLRAITSEMMYALIACVVLGAGFGVFKARLPGFVKGGIVVAAAVAIALMLAIDAKFWGVVVMGGAVVILFFLPWLDCSPARSIRYRPSWHKWMYALFVVVFVILAYLGVQAPSPVGERVSQVGTLFYFGFFLLMPWWSRLGTPKPVPDRVTFKPH from the coding sequence ATGGCTGCTTACCGCGAATTCAAGGAAATCTCGCCCAACGCCTCGGCGACGGCGAAGACAATGAACTGGCTGGAGAACCGTTTTCCAACGGCCTTCGACGCCTACAAGGTTCACATGTCGGAGTACTACGCTCCGAAGAACTTCAACTTCTGGTACATCTTCGGCTCGCTGGCGCTGCTGGTGCTGGTGATCCAGATCGTCACCGGCATCTTCCTGGTGATGCACTACAAGCCCGACGCCGCCAAGGCCTTCGAGTCGGTCGAGTACATCATGCGCGACGTGCCCTGGGGCTGGCTGATCCGCTACATGCACTCCACCGGCGCATCGGCCTTCTTTGTGGTGGTGTATCTGCACATGTTCCGTGGCCTGCTCTATGGCTCGTACCGCAAGCCGCGCGAGCTGGTCTGGATCTTCGGCTGCGCCATTTTCCTGGCGCTGATGGCCGAGGCCTTCATGGGCTACCTGCTGCCCTGGGGCCAGATGTCGTACTGGGGCGCTCAGGTGATCGTGAACCTGTTCTCGGCCATTCCCTTCGTCGGCCCTGACCTGGCCCTCTTGATCCGTGGCGACTATGTGGTCGGTGATGCGACGTTGAACCGCTTCTTCAGCTTCCACGTCATCGCCGTGCCGCTGGTGCTCCTGGGTCTGGTCGTGGCGCACTTGCTGGCGCTGCACGATGTGGGCTCCAACAACCCCGACGGCATCGAGATCAAGGGCCCGGGCAAGCCGGTGGACGACAAGGGCCATCCCCTGGACGGCGTGCCCTTCCACCCCTACTACTCGGTGCACGACATCTTTGGTGTGTGCGTGTTCCTGTTCATCTTCTCGGCCGTGATCTTTTTCGCGCCCGAGTTCGGCGGCTACTTCCTGGAGTACAACAACTTCATCCCCGCCGACCCGCTGAAGACGCCTTCGCATATCGCCCCGGTCTGGTACTTCACGCCGTTCTATTCGATGCTGCGTGCCATCACCAGCGAGATGATGTATGCGCTGATTGCCTGCGTGGTGCTGGGTGCCGGTTTTGGCGTGTTCAAGGCTCGTCTGCCTGGCTTCGTCAAGGGTGGCATCGTGGTTGCTGCCGCTGTAGCCATCGCCCTCATGCTGGCCATCGATGCCAAGTTCTGGGGTGTGGTGGTGATGGGCGGCGCGGTCGTCATCCTGTTCTTCCTGCCCTGGCTGGACTGCAGCCCGGCGCGCTCCATCCGCTATCGCCCGAGCTGGCACAAGTGGATGTACGCCCTGTTCGTGGTCGTGTTCGTGATCCTGGCCTACCTGGGCGTGCAGGCCCCGTCGCCCGTCGGTGAGCGCGTGTCGCAGGTGGGGACGCTGTTCTATTTCGGCTTCTTCCTGCTCATGCCCTGGTGGTCGCGTCTTGGCACGCCCAAGCCCGTGCCTGACCGCGTGACGTTCAAGCCTCATTGA